Proteins encoded together in one Oncorhynchus mykiss isolate Arlee chromosome 7, USDA_OmykA_1.1, whole genome shotgun sequence window:
- the LOC110527320 gene encoding zinc finger protein 45 → MSKLHLLNVFVTERLSAAAVEIFGAVEKTIAEYREEIFRSAKENERLRREMDMIIKSEIQLYRTDFQLLTPSVPHEQQNCEQEWSPSLGQEDPEPTQIKEEHQEFRLSQEDSPQPSHHYQNQTVDDGERSALPIIITEEIKTEPDVEGYRVPQPTSDQPLSVHPDCSATLEKPYWCKQCGKSFTRKGNLTLHLKIHTGEKPFLCKQCGKRFNQKSNLTIHTRVHTGENPYQCKQCGKRFNHKSNLTSHARIHTGENPYQWKAI, encoded by the exons ATGTCCAAACTACATTTGCTGAATGTGTTCGTTACCGAGCGTTTGTCGGCGGCTGCTGTGGAGATATTCGGGGCCGTAGAGAAGACTATAGCGGAGTATCGGGAAGAAATCTTCCGTTCAGCAAAGGAGAACGAGCGTCTACGGAGGGAGATGGACATGATTATCAAATCAGAGATACAGTTATACAGAACAG ACTTCCAGCTACTCACTCCCTCTGTTCCCCATGAGCAGCAGAACTGTGAGCAGGAGTGGAGCCCCAGTCTGGGGCAGGAGGACCCAGAGCCCAcacagattaaagaggaacaTCAGGAGTTCAGACTCAGTCAGGAGGACTCACCTCAGCCCTCACATCATTATCAAAACCAAACTGtggatgatggagagaggagcGCTCTACCTATCATCATAACTGAAGAGATCAAAACAGAACCTGATGTAGAGGGCTACAGAGTACCACAACCAACCAGTGATCAGCCCCTCTCAGTTCATCCAGACTGCTCTGCTACACTGGAAAAACCATATTGGTGTAAACAATGTGGCAAAAGCTTTACACGTAAGGGAAACTTGACCTTGCATTTAaagatacacacaggagagaaaccttttctgtgcaaacaatgtggcaaaaggtttaACCAGAAGAGCAACTTGACCATCCACACAAgggtacacacaggagagaatccCTATCAGTGCAAACAATGTGGCAAAAGATTTAACCATAAGAGCAACTTGACCAGCCATGCAAggatacatacaggagagaatcCGTATCAATGGAAAGCTATTTAA